A window of Trachemys scripta elegans isolate TJP31775 chromosome 9, CAS_Tse_1.0, whole genome shotgun sequence genomic DNA:
ATTTATATATGTCTGTATAATAAACATATTCACAAAGCACTTACAAATACAGTATGTTATGTAATATGAAATAatgttttttactttttctttgcttcctcaATGTGCCATTTATCTCAGCTCTTGTACATTTTGTGTAATTAAACAAGCATAAATAAAATGATTGtagaacatttaaaatgtttaaatgcaCCTTTTTACTATTACATCATGCAGTTTAACACTGCCAAATATCTGGACTTTGGATACAAATCTgtcatttaattaaaatgctgtGAAACAGTAGCTCTGAAAGAGTATGCAAATATAACAACATAGTAATTTAGCTTGCTCTGACTACATTTTGCTATATAATAGTCTTTTAAAAGATCTGCAGAATTCAATATGTAGATTTAATTCCCATAATAAACTCTCCATGTTAGCTTTCCACAGATTGGGATAATGAAGACTCTTACAACTTTTCATCGTGCTTGAAAATTGTAAAAGCTTCTTCTCTGGATGTTTTGCAGTTTTTTGCAAATGCTGTTATTCTCTGGAATGCTTCTGCCAGACCCTCCCCAGAGATCGCACAACAAGGCTGTACATACCAATTTCTATCACTGCAATGTTTCTGCATGTTGAATTTCCTGGTTATTTCCTCAGCGTTCAAAGCTCCAGGAAGATCCTGCTTGTTAGCTAGCAAAACAATAGGCACATTCTTTACAAATTCATTCTTTAAGAGGAgttcaaattctttctttgaATCTTCCAGACGTTGCTTATCAGTGCTGTCCACAACGTACACCAGGCCATCTGCATTTTCAAAGTAATTGCACCAAAATGTCCTCATTTTCTGTTGCCCTCCAACATCCCAGATTGTTATAGCAATATTTTGCCCTGTTTCAATCATCTCCACGTTAAAACCGATTGTTGGGAGTGTTAGGAAAACATCATTAAACTTTAACTTGTACAATAGTGTAGATTTCCCAGCTGAATCAAGTCCCAGCATTAATATCTTAGCTGGTTTGACTTTGGAGTGTTTGGAACTCAGCAGACCCATTCTTGCTGTAATTATCTGTATTATGTCTTAAAGATGTTATTTCTTCTATCAGGGTGATTTTTGTCAGAAAGCCCTTCTTTCTCCATAAGATGAagcaaaaaagtaaaagaagagGAAGTGGAAGAAGAGGCTTTGTGCATGAAGAAAGAATAAGCCTTTGTGTATTTATAT
This region includes:
- the ARL14 gene encoding ADP-ribosylation factor-like protein 14, whose product is MGLLSSKHSKVKPAKILMLGLDSAGKSTLLYKLKFNDVFLTLPTIGFNVEMIETGQNIAITIWDVGGQQKMRTFWCNYFENADGLVYVVDSTDKQRLEDSKKEFELLLKNEFVKNVPIVLLANKQDLPGALNAEEITRKFNMQKHCSDRNWYVQPCCAISGEGLAEAFQRITAFAKNCKTSREEAFTIFKHDEKL